Proteins encoded together in one Caldicellulosiruptor saccharolyticus DSM 8903 window:
- the mtrB gene encoding trp RNA-binding attenuation protein MtrB: protein MNENLYEYKNGDYIVVKALENGVNVIGLTRGKDTKLHHTEKLDSGEVLLAQFTEVTSAIKVRGKAEIYTKFGVVISESQNK from the coding sequence ATGAACGAAAATTTATACGAGTACAAGAATGGTGACTATATAGTAGTAAAAGCGTTGGAGAACGGAGTAAATGTAATAGGTCTTACAAGGGGAAAAGACACAAAACTTCACCATACTGAAAAATTGGACAGTGGTGAGGTATTGCTTGCCCAGTTTACTGAGGTGACCTCAGCAATAAAGGTAAGAGGCAAGGCAGAGATTTACACCAAATTTGGGGTTGTGATTTCAGAATCCCAAAATAAATGA
- the pfkA gene encoding 6-phosphofructokinase has product MPEVKTIGVLTSGGDAPGMNAAIRAVVRTGIYYGFRVMGIRRGYNGLIEGDIFEMNLRSVSDIIQRGGTILLTARSPEFMTENGLKKAASMCKIFKIDALVVIGGDGSFRGARDLSKFGINVVGIPGTIDNDIACTDYTIGFDTALNTVQDAINKIRDTATSHERVSILEVMGRHAGYIALYSGIAGGAESIVIPEKGLDKDEIIRRIIDGKNKGKLHNLIILAEGIGGATELAKEIEEATGIETRATILGYIQRGGSPTAYDRVMASLMGARAVEVIKEGKKNRIIALKDGKIVDYDIDEALSMQKSIDEYMYDLATILSL; this is encoded by the coding sequence ATGCCAGAAGTGAAGACAATAGGAGTGCTCACAAGTGGCGGAGATGCACCTGGAATGAATGCAGCTATAAGGGCTGTTGTGAGGACAGGAATTTACTATGGTTTTAGAGTGATGGGTATAAGGCGCGGATATAATGGGCTAATAGAAGGCGATATATTTGAAATGAATTTAAGGTCAGTGTCTGATATAATTCAGCGTGGTGGAACAATACTTTTGACTGCGAGGTCTCCAGAGTTTATGACAGAAAACGGGCTGAAAAAAGCAGCTTCTATGTGCAAAATATTCAAGATTGATGCTCTTGTAGTAATTGGTGGAGATGGATCTTTTAGAGGGGCAAGAGATTTGAGCAAATTTGGAATAAATGTAGTGGGTATTCCTGGTACAATTGACAATGACATTGCATGTACAGATTATACAATTGGTTTTGACACTGCTTTAAATACTGTACAAGATGCAATAAATAAGATTAGAGACACAGCCACCTCTCATGAGAGAGTCAGCATATTAGAAGTAATGGGAAGACATGCAGGCTACATTGCACTTTATAGTGGTATTGCAGGTGGTGCTGAATCCATTGTAATACCTGAAAAGGGTTTAGATAAAGATGAGATAATAAGAAGAATTATTGATGGTAAGAACAAGGGAAAGCTTCACAATTTAATTATCTTGGCAGAGGGAATTGGTGGGGCAACAGAACTTGCAAAAGAGATTGAAGAGGCAACAGGAATTGAAACAAGAGCAACAATTTTGGGTTATATACAAAGGGGTGGCTCACCAACTGCATATGATAGAGTTATGGCAAGCCTTATGGGTGCAAGAGCTGTTGAAGTAATAAAAGAAGGAAAGAAGAACAGGATAATTGCCCTAAAAGATGGAAAGATTGTTGACTATGATATTGACGAGGCGCTTTCTATGCAAAAGAGCATTGACGAGTACATGTATGACTTGGCTACAATCTTGTCTTTATAA
- the pyk gene encoding pyruvate kinase, with protein MRKTKIICTLGPATNSEEIIRKLIENGMDVARLNFSHGTHEEHKKKIDMIKKIREELDKPIPILLDTKGPEIRIGFFKDGKVELKEGQRFTLTTEEILGNEEIVSITYKELVKDVKPGDKILIDDGLIELVVEDKTDKNIICKVKNGGILTNQKGVNVPGIPIRLPALTQKDKEDILFGIENDVDFVAASFIRKASDVVEIREFLNKHNGKDILIIAKIETQEGVANCDEIIRVADGIMVARGDLGVELPFEEVPLVQKMLIEKCYKAGKPVITATQMLESMIRNPRPTRAEVSDIANAIFDGTSAIMLSGETAMGKYPVESVATMAKIAERVESQIDYVKRFQSQVFDMPVNVTNAISHATCTTAHDLGAKAIITVTKSGNTARMVSKFRPACPIIATTPCEKVRRQLNLSWGVYPFLAEYKDSTDDIFDHSVEIAVKSKIVKNGDLVVITAGVPVGVSGTTNILKVHVVGHVLVEGRGWGSGKVTARVCVAKNLNELKQNFEDGDIIVTTQTTNEFIPYMKRAAGIITEEGGQNSHAVIVGAALDIPVITDAKNALEILKNGIVVTMDAQKGLVFSGELKN; from the coding sequence TTGAGAAAGACAAAGATAATATGTACATTAGGGCCGGCAACCAATTCAGAAGAGATTATAAGAAAGCTCATTGAAAATGGAATGGATGTTGCAAGGCTTAATTTTTCACATGGCACCCACGAAGAACATAAAAAGAAGATTGATATGATAAAAAAGATACGAGAAGAGCTTGATAAGCCAATTCCAATTCTGCTTGATACAAAAGGTCCAGAGATTAGGATTGGTTTTTTCAAAGACGGTAAGGTTGAGCTAAAAGAAGGACAGAGATTCACACTCACAACCGAAGAAATATTAGGAAATGAAGAGATTGTGAGCATAACTTACAAAGAACTTGTTAAAGATGTTAAGCCGGGTGATAAAATATTAATTGACGATGGACTAATTGAGCTTGTTGTTGAAGACAAGACAGACAAAAATATAATCTGCAAGGTAAAAAATGGTGGTATTTTGACAAATCAAAAGGGAGTAAACGTACCAGGAATACCAATAAGACTACCTGCACTGACCCAAAAAGACAAAGAAGACATCCTCTTTGGAATTGAAAACGATGTTGACTTTGTGGCAGCTTCTTTTATAAGAAAAGCAAGTGATGTAGTTGAAATAAGAGAATTTTTAAATAAACACAATGGCAAAGACATTTTGATAATAGCAAAGATAGAAACTCAAGAAGGTGTTGCAAACTGTGATGAGATAATAAGAGTTGCTGACGGAATTATGGTTGCGAGAGGAGATTTGGGAGTTGAACTTCCATTTGAGGAAGTGCCGCTTGTGCAAAAGATGCTCATTGAAAAATGTTATAAAGCAGGAAAGCCAGTAATAACTGCAACCCAAATGTTAGAGTCAATGATAAGAAACCCACGCCCAACAAGAGCAGAAGTCAGCGATATTGCAAATGCAATTTTTGATGGAACATCTGCAATAATGCTCTCTGGCGAGACAGCTATGGGCAAGTATCCTGTTGAAAGTGTTGCTACAATGGCAAAGATTGCCGAAAGGGTAGAAAGTCAAATAGACTATGTCAAAAGATTCCAATCCCAAGTATTTGACATGCCAGTAAATGTTACAAATGCTATATCTCATGCTACCTGTACAACTGCGCATGATCTTGGAGCAAAGGCAATCATCACTGTGACAAAGTCAGGCAACACAGCAAGAATGGTGTCAAAATTCAGACCTGCCTGCCCAATTATAGCAACAACACCGTGCGAGAAGGTAAGAAGACAGCTCAATCTTTCATGGGGTGTTTATCCTTTTTTGGCAGAGTATAAAGACTCTACAGATGATATCTTTGACCATTCGGTGGAGATTGCTGTTAAATCAAAGATTGTTAAAAATGGTGATTTGGTTGTAATAACAGCAGGTGTGCCAGTTGGTGTAAGTGGCACTACAAATATTCTCAAAGTTCATGTTGTTGGTCATGTGCTTGTTGAAGGAAGAGGCTGGGGAAGTGGGAAGGTGACAGCAAGAGTATGTGTTGCAAAAAATCTTAATGAGCTCAAGCAAAATTTTGAAGATGGAGATATTATTGTCACAACGCAGACAACCAATGAGTTTATTCCTTATATGAAAAGAGCAGCTGGAATAATAACAGAAGAAGGCGGGCAAAATTCTCATGCGGTGATTGTTGGGGCAGCTTTGGATATTCCTGTTATAACCGATGCTAAAAACGCTTTAGAGATACTTAAAAATGGTATTGTTGTTACGATGGATGCACAAAAAGGACTTGTCTTTAGTGGAGAACTTAAAAATTAA
- a CDS encoding acyl-CoA thioesterase, protein MIETDLVVRYAETDKMGIVHHSNYFVWFEVARTELIKKVGISYSEIENNLGVYLPLISCGCEFKKPCFYEERVKVSARVNNLTPVRIKFYYEVVKDHVVCAIGYTEHAFVDKNFRPINLEKKHKELFNLFKTLLEEDM, encoded by the coding sequence ATGATAGAGACAGACCTTGTTGTAAGGTATGCCGAAACAGACAAAATGGGGATTGTCCATCACTCGAACTATTTTGTATGGTTTGAGGTTGCAAGAACCGAGCTTATAAAAAAGGTAGGCATTTCATATTCCGAGATTGAAAATAACTTAGGTGTATATTTGCCTTTAATAAGCTGCGGGTGCGAGTTCAAAAAACCTTGTTTTTATGAAGAAAGAGTGAAGGTTAGTGCAAGGGTTAATAATTTGACGCCTGTGCGAATAAAATTCTATTATGAAGTTGTGAAAGACCATGTTGTGTGTGCAATAGGATATACTGAACATGCCTTTGTTGACAAAAACTTTCGACCTATAAATCTTGAGAAGAAGCACAAAGAACTTTTCAATTTGTTCAAGACCTTATTGGAAGAAGATATGTAA
- the rpsU gene encoding 30S ribosomal protein S21, with the protein MSEVRVGENESLDSALRRFKKKCAEAGVLAELRKREHYESPSVRRKKKSEAARRRKRR; encoded by the coding sequence ATGTCAGAAGTAAGAGTCGGTGAAAATGAATCACTCGATAGTGCCCTCAGGAGATTTAAAAAGAAATGTGCAGAGGCTGGGGTGTTAGCAGAGCTCAGGAAAAGAGAGCACTATGAAAGCCCAAGCGTAAGGAGAAAAAAGAAATCAGAAGCAGCACGCAGGAGAAAACGCAGATAA
- a CDS encoding GatB/YqeY domain-containing protein has product MSLKEKLLEDYKSAMKDKDVVRKNVVGMVRAAILQFEKDNKVVLDDSGVLNVIAKEIKKRKDSLPEYIKSGRQDLIDDLNREIEILQSYLPPMLSQEELEKIVLDAIEKVKPSGMKDMGKVMQEVMHKVSGRAEGKVVSEIVKKHLSKM; this is encoded by the coding sequence TTGAGCCTTAAAGAAAAGCTATTGGAAGATTATAAGTCTGCTATGAAAGACAAGGACGTCGTGAGAAAAAATGTAGTTGGTATGGTAAGAGCTGCAATATTGCAGTTTGAAAAAGATAACAAAGTTGTGCTTGACGACAGTGGCGTTCTGAATGTCATTGCAAAAGAAATTAAAAAGAGAAAAGACAGCTTGCCTGAATATATAAAAAGTGGAAGACAAGACTTGATTGATGATCTAAATAGAGAAATTGAGATATTGCAATCTTATCTTCCGCCTATGCTCAGCCAAGAAGAGTTGGAAAAGATAGTGCTTGATGCGATAGAAAAAGTAAAACCTTCTGGGATGAAGGATATGGGTAAGGTTATGCAAGAGGTAATGCATAAAGTAAGTGGCAGGGCAGAAGGTAAGGTTGTTAGTGAAATTGTAAAAAAGCATTTGTCAAAAATGTGA
- a CDS encoding YabP/YqfC family sporulation protein produces the protein MKKSKTLKEVIQASQVPREIITNEPRITLIGEDEVVVENHKGLILYEEGLVKINTVRHPLYIKGSGLLIKKMDEEVMVISGRIRSIEYISLNEEKEK, from the coding sequence ATGAAGAAGTCAAAGACCTTAAAAGAGGTAATACAAGCCTCTCAAGTTCCAAGAGAGATAATCACAAATGAGCCGAGAATTACACTTATTGGAGAAGATGAGGTAGTAGTAGAGAATCACAAAGGACTTATATTGTATGAAGAAGGTTTAGTTAAGATAAATACGGTAAGGCATCCGCTTTATATTAAGGGGAGTGGTCTTCTAATCAAAAAAATGGATGAAGAGGTAATGGTGATTAGTGGAAGAATAAGATCAATTGAGTATATAAGCTTAAATGAGGAGAAGGAAAAGTAG
- a CDS encoding sporulation protein YqfD has protein sequence MFANQLILKVEGENLNKFLNMLVFNKVLLDIREKGQNSLVIVVYLADFKKVVNIVKRTNSRIHILEKRGIYFLIREITTFKLISILFCILLLFLFSLFIFDVKIKSHDSNKLVDDKIVQTLKNYNIKPFTLKMKIDQEKLSKKLLADLEELMWVKVKKEGGLLIVEYVKKEEGDLKNKWGKIFAKSSGVIQKLILKSGNALVKEGDTVIAGQLLIDNRVVTKDGNEYYEDAIAEIVATTFYSVSRDFSLPAYQKVYTSQKKVPFIVIGKHEFIPKIVVTNNENCDKIKIREYKLFIVPIRVGIYEIKRYELKKHIVNLEEIKRELIKRCNDNFKKITLGKKIQSIVKVKTYFKIKKVKSEVKEIKCIRDYECLEDITLKK, from the coding sequence ATGTTTGCAAATCAGCTAATCTTAAAAGTAGAAGGTGAGAATCTAAACAAGTTTTTAAACATGCTTGTATTCAATAAAGTTTTGCTGGATATTAGGGAAAAAGGACAGAATTCATTGGTTATTGTAGTGTATTTAGCCGATTTCAAGAAAGTAGTAAATATTGTCAAGAGAACAAATTCAAGAATTCACATCTTAGAAAAAAGAGGAATTTATTTTTTGATAAGAGAAATAACTACTTTCAAGCTTATTTCTATTTTGTTTTGTATCTTATTACTCTTTTTGTTCAGCCTTTTTATATTTGATGTAAAGATAAAATCTCATGACTCTAATAAATTAGTAGATGATAAAATAGTACAAACACTAAAAAACTACAATATAAAGCCATTTACATTAAAGATGAAGATTGACCAAGAAAAGCTTTCAAAGAAGCTTCTTGCAGATTTGGAAGAGCTAATGTGGGTAAAAGTTAAAAAAGAAGGTGGACTGTTGATAGTAGAGTATGTAAAAAAAGAAGAAGGAGATTTAAAAAACAAATGGGGTAAAATTTTTGCGAAAAGTAGTGGAGTTATACAAAAATTGATACTAAAGTCAGGGAATGCTCTTGTCAAGGAAGGCGATACAGTAATCGCAGGACAACTTCTTATTGATAACAGGGTTGTTACAAAAGATGGGAATGAATACTATGAAGATGCAATAGCAGAGATAGTTGCAACAACTTTTTATTCAGTATCTCGAGACTTTTCTTTGCCTGCATATCAAAAGGTCTATACATCACAAAAAAAGGTTCCATTTATTGTAATTGGTAAACATGAGTTTATACCAAAAATTGTAGTTACTAATAATGAGAATTGTGATAAAATTAAAATAAGAGAGTATAAACTTTTTATTGTTCCAATTCGAGTAGGTATATATGAAATAAAAAGGTATGAGTTAAAAAAACATATAGTTAATTTGGAGGAGATAAAAAGGGAGTTAATAAAAAGGTGTAATGATAATTTTAAAAAGATTACTTTGGGTAAAAAAATTCAGAGTATTGTTAAAGTGAAGACATATTTTAAGATTAAAAAGGTGAAAAGTGAAGTAAAGGAAATAAAATGTATAAGAGATTATGAGTGTTTAGAAGATATTACTTTGAAAAAATAA
- a CDS encoding PhoH family protein: MEERLISTVSIEDTKDFWNIFGEFDSKVKTLEELLNVSIVFRDNAIKIIGNNPENIKRAEKTIKILHDMEKKKMDIDEHTIRYVIETLEDEEIRKLEDEVIFITHRGKQVKPKTLGQKRYIDAIMNNTIVFGIGPAGTGKTYLAMAMAVYYLKKKEISKIILTRPAVEAGEKLGFLPGDLQTKVDPYLRPIYDALHDLIGTEAYQRYMERGIIEVAPLAYMRGRTLDDAFIILDEAQNTTSEQMKMFLTRLGFGSKAVITGDITQIDLPSGVESGLVQVTKILRDIEGIEFVFLTYQDVVRHQLVQKIINAYNRYEEKRKEKQKA; the protein is encoded by the coding sequence TTGGAAGAAAGATTAATCTCAACTGTCAGTATTGAGGACACAAAGGATTTTTGGAATATCTTTGGTGAGTTTGACTCTAAGGTCAAAACATTAGAAGAGCTTTTAAATGTAAGTATAGTTTTTCGCGACAACGCAATAAAGATTATCGGAAACAATCCAGAAAATATCAAAAGGGCAGAGAAGACAATAAAGATTTTACATGATATGGAAAAGAAAAAAATGGACATTGATGAGCACACAATAAGGTATGTTATTGAGACATTAGAAGATGAAGAAATAAGAAAATTAGAAGATGAGGTTATATTTATCACACACCGAGGAAAACAAGTAAAGCCCAAAACATTAGGGCAAAAAAGATATATTGATGCTATAATGAACAACACAATTGTGTTTGGAATTGGACCTGCAGGAACAGGAAAGACATATTTAGCTATGGCCATGGCTGTTTATTATCTTAAAAAGAAAGAGATAAGCAAGATCATCCTAACAAGACCAGCGGTTGAAGCAGGCGAAAAGTTAGGGTTTTTACCAGGCGATTTGCAAACAAAGGTTGACCCTTATTTGCGACCAATTTATGATGCACTGCATGATTTGATTGGTACAGAAGCCTATCAGAGGTATATGGAAAGAGGAATTATAGAGGTTGCTCCGCTTGCATATATGCGCGGTAGAACCTTGGACGATGCTTTTATTATTTTAGATGAGGCCCAAAACACAACCTCTGAGCAGATGAAGATGTTTTTGACACGTCTTGGATTTGGCTCAAAAGCGGTCATAACTGGCGACATAACCCAGATTGACCTGCCAAGTGGTGTTGAGTCTGGGCTTGTTCAGGTGACAAAGATATTAAGAGACATTGAGGGAATTGAATTTGTGTTTTTGACATATCAAGATGTTGTGAGACATCAACTTGTTCAGAAGATTATAAATGCATACAATAGGTATGAAGAAAAACGAAAGGAGAAACAAAAGGCTTAA
- a CDS encoding HD family phosphohydrolase: MHTIGMKKNERRNKRLKMLQNSQKWHSRRKIYLCRMVSFSSFFIVSMILILTSNRKSQDFLFGRIFTFLKISTNYHNNVQITKDFIGILLLLLILVLFLSVYFYLFEREFINSCNDMIAVSTVLILNLLLVKFLIPIPAFAIPAFMGIVLISLLIDVRIAIVINIVVSIITLLVVGDKNFDFALYLFIGGSLSSIVSHKIQSRIQFISHGFLSSLISALFVLAIELVYQTDGEMILYNSINSFVGTALSFVLAYGTLPIWEYIFDYATPIRLMELSNPNHPLLKRLLLEAPGTYHHSLIVGNLAEVACEAVGGNYLLARIGAYYHDIGKLKRPFYFKENQIVEEDPHNKISPTLSALIITSHTKDGVEIGKEYKLPKQVLDIIRQHHGTTKVAFFYGKALTQNQQVSEQKFRYEGPVPQSKEAAIVMLADSVEAAVRALSSPTPQLIESTIRGIIYEKLMDGQLNSSSLTFKELETICESFIKVLTGVFHKRVSYNLVDDTTNKMEEVVSRSENYHSKSAG; the protein is encoded by the coding sequence ATGCATACAATAGGTATGAAGAAAAACGAAAGGAGAAACAAAAGGCTTAAAATGTTACAGAACTCCCAGAAATGGCATAGCAGAAGAAAGATTTATCTTTGTCGCATGGTGTCATTTAGCTCTTTTTTTATTGTTTCCATGATATTGATATTAACGTCAAATAGAAAAAGTCAAGATTTTTTGTTTGGCAGAATTTTTACATTTTTAAAAATTAGTACAAATTATCATAATAACGTACAAATAACCAAAGATTTTATAGGAATATTATTACTTCTTCTAATTTTAGTTCTATTTTTGAGTGTGTATTTTTATCTTTTTGAAAGAGAATTTATAAACAGCTGCAATGATATGATAGCAGTAAGTACAGTTTTGATTTTAAACTTACTTTTGGTAAAATTTCTTATTCCAATTCCCGCATTTGCAATCCCAGCCTTTATGGGGATTGTTTTAATTTCTCTCTTGATCGATGTAAGGATTGCAATTGTAATCAACATTGTTGTATCGATTATTACATTGTTAGTTGTAGGAGACAAAAATTTTGATTTTGCTCTTTATCTTTTTATAGGTGGGAGTCTAAGTTCAATTGTTTCGCACAAGATTCAAAGTAGAATTCAGTTTATAAGTCATGGTTTTTTATCAAGCTTAATCTCAGCCCTTTTTGTTTTGGCAATTGAACTTGTCTATCAAACTGATGGGGAAATGATTTTATATAATTCAATAAACTCCTTTGTTGGAACAGCGCTTTCATTTGTGCTCGCGTATGGTACTCTCCCTATATGGGAATACATCTTTGACTATGCAACACCAATTAGACTTATGGAACTTTCAAATCCTAACCATCCATTGTTAAAAAGGTTACTATTAGAAGCTCCTGGTACGTATCATCACAGCTTAATTGTGGGGAATTTAGCAGAAGTTGCCTGTGAAGCTGTTGGTGGAAATTACCTCTTAGCACGAATAGGTGCTTATTACCATGATATTGGAAAATTGAAAAGACCATTTTATTTTAAAGAAAATCAAATTGTAGAGGAAGACCCTCACAACAAAATATCACCAACTCTTTCTGCACTTATTATAACATCTCACACAAAAGATGGTGTTGAAATAGGCAAGGAATATAAATTGCCTAAGCAGGTGTTGGATATAATAAGGCAGCACCATGGAACTACAAAGGTGGCTTTTTTCTATGGCAAGGCTTTGACACAAAATCAGCAAGTTAGTGAACAAAAGTTTAGGTATGAAGGTCCTGTCCCCCAGAGCAAAGAAGCGGCAATCGTTATGCTTGCAGACTCTGTTGAGGCGGCGGTAAGAGCACTATCATCGCCAACACCACAGCTGATTGAAAGTACTATAAGAGGGATAATTTATGAAAAACTTATGGACGGCCAGTTAAATTCAAGCAGTTTGACATTTAAAGAGTTAGAAACTATTTGTGAGAGTTTTATTAAAGTATTGACAGGTGTTTTCCATAAAAGAGTCAGTTATAATTTAGTTGATGACACTACAAATAAAATGGAAGAGGTGGTAAGCAGAAGTGAAAATTATCATTCAAAATCAGCAGGATAA
- the ybeY gene encoding rRNA maturation RNase YbeY, whose translation MKIIIQNQQDKYQIDESISKIIEDSVLNTLKIFMDDENYEISVMIVDNQFIKELNKHYRSIDKETDVLSFPIFEFKNGELQEDIAIVEEEIPLGDIVISIEKAYEQAKEFGHSVEREIAYLTVHSVLHLLGFDHIEEEDRMLMRKYEEMVLEGMGLTR comes from the coding sequence GTGAAAATTATCATTCAAAATCAGCAGGATAAATATCAAATAGATGAGAGCATTTCCAAGATAATAGAAGATTCGGTATTGAATACATTGAAGATTTTTATGGATGACGAAAACTATGAAATTAGTGTAATGATTGTTGATAATCAATTTATAAAAGAGCTAAACAAACACTATAGGAGTATAGACAAAGAAACTGATGTGTTATCATTCCCTATTTTTGAGTTTAAAAATGGAGAGCTTCAGGAAGATATAGCAATTGTAGAAGAGGAAATTCCACTTGGAGATATTGTAATCTCAATTGAAAAGGCTTATGAACAAGCAAAAGAGTTTGGACACTCTGTTGAAAGAGAGATTGCGTATTTGACTGTCCACTCGGTATTGCACTTATTGGGCTTTGACCACATAGAAGAAGAGGATAGAATGCTTATGAGAAAATATGAAGAAATGGTTTTAGAGGGTATGGGGTTGACAAGATGA
- a CDS encoding diacylglycerol kinase — protein sequence MKRKRTLLESFDNAINGIIIAFKSQRNMKIHFLTAFLVLFFTIVFKLNKIETVIILICIGFVITAELINTAIENTIDLMAKDFEPKAKIAKDVAAGAVLVTALLALTIGYFLFYDKMKLPLEITLKHIRGISFHVVFLSLIIVAMVIVVVKAVNKRTKFMQGGMPSGHTALAFAAATAIIMLTNNLIIVSLAVFMAFLVLESRIEAKIHTIWEAVVGAVIGVLVTLLIFKIK from the coding sequence ATGAAAAGAAAAAGAACACTTCTTGAAAGCTTTGACAATGCAATAAATGGGATAATTATTGCGTTCAAGTCACAAAGGAATATGAAGATACATTTTTTAACAGCCTTTTTAGTATTGTTTTTTACGATAGTATTTAAGCTAAACAAAATTGAAACAGTAATAATTTTGATTTGTATTGGATTTGTTATAACTGCAGAACTTATAAACACGGCGATAGAAAATACTATTGACCTTATGGCCAAAGATTTTGAACCCAAAGCAAAGATTGCAAAAGATGTAGCAGCAGGTGCTGTTTTAGTGACTGCTCTTTTAGCCTTGACAATTGGATATTTTCTATTTTATGACAAGATGAAACTACCCTTAGAGATTACCTTAAAGCATATTAGAGGAATTTCTTTTCACGTAGTTTTTTTGTCGCTTATAATTGTGGCAATGGTAATAGTTGTCGTAAAAGCTGTCAACAAGAGGACAAAATTTATGCAAGGTGGAATGCCAAGTGGTCACACAGCTCTGGCCTTTGCAGCAGCAACTGCCATTATTATGCTTACAAATAATCTGATAATTGTTTCTTTGGCAGTCTTTATGGCATTTTTAGTTTTGGAGAGCAGAATAGAGGCAAAGATTCATACAATTTGGGAAGCAGTTGTAGGTGCAGTTATTGGTGTGCTTGTGACACTTTTGATATTCAAGATTAAATGA
- a CDS encoding DUF3048 domain-containing protein, with product MKRIFSKGLVFNICIIASVIILLLSLLAGCGKKKVSVHSDPEINKVKQTEKEEHNNVTSFSSDNYICKLTGEVIYQKDEHQVIAVMINNEPGAIPQSSLNQAEYLYEALIEGGATRIMAIYHHTYPKKVGPIRSARPYFMQIAKSLNAYYVHCGGSPQAYRLFKQGYIPHIDAIYTGGGIFYRTFDRKAPHNLYSTMESLIKYFDKKGYKKQQGYKFYPLTDSVVNKYTSENSKVKIRFSGWYYVKYEYDPVKKAYKRFVKEKPHIDKETGVELFAKNLIILVAKYDTIKNDDKGRQEVDFSKGKGYLLQEGKTIPITYTFDIKNSFIMKDNDGKEIKLLKGKTWFEIVPQYGEIEIN from the coding sequence ATGAAAAGGATTTTCTCAAAAGGGTTGGTATTTAATATTTGTATAATTGCAAGTGTGATAATTTTGCTTTTATCGTTGTTAGCAGGTTGCGGAAAGAAAAAGGTTTCTGTTCACAGCGATCCTGAAATCAATAAAGTGAAGCAGACTGAAAAAGAAGAACATAATAATGTAACAAGTTTTAGTTCAGATAATTACATATGCAAGCTCACAGGTGAGGTTATATATCAAAAGGACGAGCACCAGGTGATAGCAGTGATGATAAACAATGAACCTGGCGCAATCCCTCAATCTTCTTTAAATCAAGCAGAATATCTTTATGAAGCACTAATAGAAGGCGGAGCAACACGGATAATGGCAATCTACCACCATACATATCCAAAAAAAGTGGGACCAATCAGAAGTGCAAGACCTTACTTTATGCAGATAGCAAAGTCACTAAATGCATATTATGTTCACTGTGGAGGAAGTCCTCAAGCTTATAGGCTCTTTAAACAAGGTTATATCCCTCATATTGACGCAATTTACACAGGTGGAGGAATTTTTTATAGAACATTTGATAGAAAGGCACCACATAATTTGTATTCAACAATGGAGAGTCTGATAAAGTACTTTGATAAAAAAGGGTACAAAAAACAGCAAGGTTATAAGTTTTATCCTTTAACAGACAGTGTAGTCAATAAATATACTTCAGAAAACTCAAAAGTTAAAATTCGATTTTCTGGTTGGTATTATGTTAAGTACGAGTATGACCCTGTGAAGAAGGCTTATAAAAGGTTTGTGAAAGAAAAGCCACATATTGACAAGGAAACAGGTGTTGAGCTTTTTGCAAAAAATTTGATAATATTAGTTGCTAAATATGATACAATAAAGAATGACGACAAAGGACGGCAAGAAGTAGATTTTTCTAAAGGGAAAGGATACTTACTTCAAGAAGGAAAAACTATTCCAATAACTTATACATTTGATATAAAAAACTCATTTATAATGAAAGATAATGACGGCAAAGAGATTAAGCTTCTAAAGGGTAAAACATGGTTTGAAATAGTACCTCAATATGGGGAAATAGAGATTAATTGA